Below is a genomic region from Pedobacter cryoconitis.
TTTTCCCAAAACACCGATAACCGCTTCTCTTTTTGAATAAAAATTGAGTGCAACCCCCACAACAATAGCAACGACCAAAACCTGTAAAGTCAGGTTAGACATAAAAAACTTGCCCCAGTCAAAACCAGCACCCGATTCGGCAGCTTTAGTATACTTAGAAGGGTCTTGTATATTCAGGCCTGACCGGTCAATATGCCCGGGACGTATAATATAAGCGACGAATATGCCGATAGCTAAAGCAAATGTGGTTACGATTTCAAAATAAACCAGTGACTTGACACCAATCCGGCCAACTTTTTTCAGATCACCCATCCCGCTGATTCCCAAAACAATGGTCAGGAAAATAATCGGCGCAATGAATAATTTGATAATATCGACGAAAGTCTTACCCACGATTTCCATTTTTATCGCCAGTGCAGGGTTTGTGGTTCCCAGTATAATCCCGGCAATAATTGCAATCAAAACCCAAAAAGTCAGATTTGTAAATAGTTTTTTCGTAAAGCTTCTTTTTTGTATTTTATCGGGGGTAGTATAATTAATTTCCATATTGAAGGATTAAAAATAATGATTATTAGTTTAAAATTTAGTCAATTGAGATATGATACATCAGTACGTACATCATTTTTCGCATAGTGGTAGTCAGTTCACCATCAGGTTCTGCCCTGAATATGGGTCTGCTTTGTGCATTAAAGACAAGTTTTGAAGAATGGCCTTTCAGTAACAAACTTACACCAGCATCATAAGTAACCATTGGATCTGCGAGCCTTTCAAATTTTGAATACTGGATACCCACAGCAGGCAGTAACTGTGCTCCTTTTTTCTTTTGATTAAAATAAGGCAGCAGAAAACCAGTCTGTACACTGATACTGTTACCTGTTCCAATGACAGGATAACCATTTCCAGAACCATTGAAAGATGCTGTACTGGCATCCAGTCCGTTTGCAGGGTTTCCTATGGCCAGTATCCTTGTATAATCGGGGCCGAAATCGTGGTGATGATAAGCGCCATAAAAGGTGAATGCGGTACCTTTTTCTTTATTGACAGGTGTATCGTAAAAAATATCGGCGGCAAACTGTTTCAGGTTATCGGCTATAGTATCATTTACGGAATTTTTATGCCATAATGCATCTTTTTGAAGTTCGAATCCGGCACCTATAGCCAATACTTTCTTTTTACCCAGATATGCACCCTGGTTTTGCGCCATCACATTACTCTCCTTATCAAAAAACTGCCATTTGATATAACCTGACCAGTTTGGTTTGACCACTTTAGTATTAAATACAGCAATATCAGTCAAAGGAGCTGTCCCTCCCGTATTATAAGGAGTCGTATAGGCAAAGCGGTAATCTAATTTTTCAATGATGCCTTTTACAAATAACCCCAGCCTGCGCTGTGTTATATCTCTTTTATTGATATCCCCGAGGTTAATTAAAGGAGTTTCATAGAGCAAAGTTTTCGTATAACCAGTAGCATATCTTGAAAGGCCCATCCAGGAAGAACGGCCACCTCCAACAGAAATATATTCATTGATCTTATAATCTGCGTATCCATCCAGTAAATCTACATAGGTGTCCGTTTTGGTCAGATTGTTCACATTTGTAGGACCAAGCTGCATCACAAGCATCAAATTATCAACCGGCATAGCAGTTACTTTCAACCTCACACGTCTTAAGGAAATATCGGTTATAGAGCTGAGTTGCGAATCGTTGATTTTACTGCCAGGATTAAGCTGTGTATTTCTAAACCAGACCTGCATGTATCCGCCAAATTTCAGATAATGCGTTTTTTCCTTATTCAGATAAAGTGTGAGGGGATCGGCAGGGGGAGGTTGGTTCTGTGCCAGCACAATTGCAGGCAGCAGAAACAAGATGCCTGACAGGTAATGATAGAATTTCATATTAAATATTTGGTTTGTAATCAGCTAAGAGGGACCAGCAGCTGATTTTACCCCATTGTGCAGAAAAAATATCAATATATAGGGTAGATGAACCTGTCTAAAATTTAACCTGTAAACTGGCATAATAGTTCATGCCATTGAAACCGAATTGATTAGCTGTTCTGCTATAAGGAATCTGTCCGCCAAAAGATAAATTCGTATTCAACTCATTAATCTCTTTTATTTCATCAGGATAGACATTAAATAAATTATTACAACCTGTGCTAACCGAAAATCTTTTATTCAGGCGCCAGGAAAACTGCACATCAGTAATCACCTTACCGCTAAAGGTCTGGTCAAAAACGGGATCATTCTCCCAGGCAGCGACTTGTCCGAAATAAGTATTGCGCAGTAAAAAATTAAAAGCATTCATTTGATAAGCGCATGACAGTATCATTTTACTGTTCGGCTGTGCATGTTCAATAATTCCGATATCAATACGTGGAAGCAACTCAGAAGCCGGGATATTTCCCCCACCCGCAAGCGGAAGGCTGGCCACTTTCAATTTAACTTTAGTCCGGTTGAAAGAAGCAGTTCCATTGATCGTGAGTGATTGCTGCTGCGCAAAAACTGCTGTATAATTAGCTGTAAGCTCAACCCCTCTGGTATAGGTATTTAGCGCATTGATGAAAAACTGAAGGTCTGTTACCCCTGCACTTGCTAAAACCGGACGCAGGGCTACAACCGAACTATCGAGTCTTCCGGAAACGACTATCCGGTTACGAATGGGGATATAGTAAAAATCAGCAGAGAGCGACAGCGAAGAATTAACTGTTCCGGTAAGGCCGGCGCTCAGGTTTATAGAAGTTTCTGGCCGGAGCTTTGGAATGCCCAGTTGCTGTAAAACAGGGCTGTCATTGCGGAAATGCTGTACAAGGTAAACATCCGATTGCCCGTTTTTTTGGAAGAACTGAAATTGAAGCTGATCGTAATAAACCTGCTGTAAAGAAGGAGCCCTGAAATTACGGCTCAGTGATGTCCTGAATACAAAAGCATCTGTTATTCTATGTCTGATTGCCAGTTTACCTGATAAATTTCCTCCAAAATCACTATAGCGCTCATAACGTGCAGTAGCAGCAATTAAGGTTTTTTTGGAAAGTTCCATATTTACTTCAGCATAAATGCCAACATTCGCCCGGTATTTATTTAATTGTTCATCAGGCTTAAAACCAGGTCTTCCATTGGTTCCTAGGAGTTTTAAAAGGGCAGAGGGTGTACCCGGTAAATTTGCATCCAGATAAGATGCCTCATCTCCGGTAATGATCTGGTAATTTTCCAAACGTGATTCCGCACCTGCGGCAAAGGTAATACCAGGGGTGAGCGTTCTGGAAAAATCCAGGTTCAGAATGCCCTGCTGTAATATAGTTCCACCTGCATTAAAAGTTAAAGGAGAGTTTTTACCCATGGAAGCATTCACCGTATTCACCGCTTCACTATTGAGCTTATTATAGCCATAAACAGCACTAAAATCCATATTCCAACCAGCTGAACTTACTTTTTTAAGCCCGGCAGCTACAGATCCGTTGGATAATACAGCAGGAAATTCTGGCAAATATCCATCAGGGAATAGTGGAGTTGAGGCGGGATAGAAATTTGGAAAGCGATAAAATCCGAAGGTTATTGCTCTTTTTTGTGAAAAGCCGCCAAATGAATAAAACTTCCAATCCTGAGCAACAGGCGTTTCCATATTGAACCATAGCGCTATATTCTTGATTTCTGCATCACCATACTGACCCTGGTTACGCTGGAACCCCTTTTCTTTAACCAATAAATCGTCTCTTCGTTTATTTTCAGCTAGTTTATCAGCAGGGGCGGGGAAATTTATGCTGCTCAGCTTAGCCGTATCACTAATCTTGGTATAGACTAATCCGGTATAAGCCCTGGCGCGGTTAGTAGACTGCTGATATTGATAATTTAACGTGAAATTGAGGAACCCTTTGCCTGAAGCCAGTGGTAAACCATAGCTCAAATTGTTCTGTGTATAGCTACCGTCACCTTTACTGGTTTGACCGACCTGAGTACTGAAAGTACCTCCGGTTTCTTTTTTCAAAACGATATTAATAATACCAGCAATTGCATCAGAACCATATTGCGCAGCAGCACCATCCCTTAAAATCTCTATTTTTTCAATCATTGCTGCGGGAATTGCACTTAAATCTGTTCCTGCGGTTCCTTTTCCAACTGTATTGTTCAGGTTTAAGGCAGCGATATTATACCTTCTTTTGCCATTGATTAAAACCAGTAACTGATCCGGGCCAAGTCCGCGCAGGGTTGACTGTTCCGCATAAGAAGCTACATTGTTGATCCCATATTTAGAAGAATTGAAAGAGGAAGAAGTATAATGCAGCATTTGTGCCAGGTCTGTCTGACCAGTTTGCATCAATGTACGCTGATTAAGAACATCCACAGGTAAAGCTGTTTGCAGTTTTGTACGCGGCATTTTGGCATGAGAACCTAAAATAGCCACTTCATCTAAACTTAATATAATCGGTTTGATGATGATTTTTTCGGCAGGTACAGCAGCTTTGATAATATATTGACTATCAGATATCTTTTTAAAAGCCAGATTTAGCGGATTTAGTAAGTGATATAAAATCAGATCCAGATCCGGCTGAGCCAGGCGTTTATAATGGTTCAGTTTAACCGCGGCAATCAATTGTGCTTCATAAACAAAGCTGACCTTATAGTGCGCAGAAAGTAAATCTAATTCATTTCCAAGGGACTGATCAGGGGATTGTGCAAAGACTCTTCCACCAGAAATAGTAAATAGTGCAAGCAAAAGAATGCCTGCTACATATAAATTAACTTCCGATATAAACTTCTTTGCCATTCTCTTTTACTGTCGTATTCAGCAAGGCTGCCAAAGTCTGAATTAAAACAGGTTCATTTTTAAGTTCCAATGTACCGGAAAATTCCCTGGTACGGATGGATTGATCTTTGATCAGATATTTTTTACCATAATAAGCAGATAATTTATTACAGACCTCTGCTACAGTAGCATTTTTGAAAATGTATTTACCATTCACCCAGGAAGTAAACTGTTCGATATCACCTGTTTTTCTTCTCAAGGCAATTTCTCCCTTTTTACAAGTCGCATAGTCACCGGGCGCAAGGATAAGAGACTGGTTTTTATGTTTTAAGCCAACTTTACCACTCACCAAAGTCACAAGCGTGCTATCTGCCTGTGTATTCACATTAAATACAGTGCCCAAAACACTGACTTCAGTAAGATTTGCATGTACAGTAAAGGCTACGGCTGGCTGATTTTTCTTTTCAATATGTTTGATCTGGAAATAAGCTTCCCCATTTAACCAGATTTGCCTGTTCGTTTTGTCCCACTTTTCAGGATATTTCACCGAACTGTTTGCGTTCAGGATAACAGTAGAACTATCAGGTAGCATAATGGTTTTAGTATGTCCATACGGAGCAACAACAGTTAATAGTGCCATGTTCTCAGTCTTATTACCTATATAGAACAACAATCCTGCGCCAATAACCAGGCCGGTCAGTATAGCTGCTATTTTGAAAAAAGGAAATATATTTTTAACAACAGGCTGATAGTCTGTATTCTGTGCACTAATGGTATAGTCAATCCGGTTTTTAAGGCTTTCGTAAAATTGTTCCTTCAGCGGATCTTTCCCTAAAGACAGCAAGCCGATGATTTCCTTGGCTTCATTCACTTTTTCCAGGGACAATGGATGCTCATGAATCCACTTTTCCCAGAAAAGCGTGGCCTGTTGATCAGTGGCTTTTACGTAATTCGTAAAGCTCTCATCATTTACAAAATCAGCTGTTGTATATTCCTGATATGACATTTTTATCGATTATAATTTATAAGAGGCTTTTTAAGGATTAATTACCCCATGTACCCAAAGTAAAAATAAAATAAGGAGATGTTTCTGTCTCAGCCCGTCTATTGCCCTGCCCATTAATTTATAACAGCCCTTGATACTGATATTTAACAGCGCAGCTATTTCCTTGAAACTCATTTCCTGATAATAGCGCAAATGTATGAGTTCCTTTTGTTTAGGCGAAAGCGTCTCCAGCATTGCTAAAACTTTTGTTGCTGTGGATTGGTGGCTTTCTTTTGCTATAAATTCGGATTCAACTGTGTTATAAAATGAAAAATCGCTGTGTATTTCTTCATCATCATCTACAAAATCAGTGCTTACATTTTTTTGTTGTGTTTTTAGTTTATGAATAATCGTTGTTCTTACCGATTTGATCAGATAACTTTTTAAAGAATACCTGATGTCAAATTTAGCCCTGTTTGTCCAGATCCATACAAAGACATCATGCAGACTATCTTCAATAATTTGTATATCATCCGTTAAGCGAAGACCGTAGCCAGTAAGTGTTTTTGCAAACCTTATATAAAGCTCGTCAAAAGCGTGTTTATTATGTTGTTTAATCTGATCAACCAATTCGGCATCATCAAGCAAGGACATAGTACTATTCCTGTTATTTGCCTGCATAAAAAATTATATAAAAGAATTGGTTAGCTATTACCCGTAAAAATAAGGCTAAACTTAGATTATTTATTTTGTTTTAGAAGCTGTTTAAGGTTATAGTGTGAAAATATTTTTGTTAAGTCATTTGTCTTAAAATAGTTGTGTTAAATTTTTTATTAAATTTTATCTCTGAATTAAAATTAATGAATATATTTATTTATCAGCTGATAATTAATTAATCTTAAAACATCTTATTTATTAATAATGTAATGATCTGCCTCTTTTTTATTTTGTTAAAACGTTTTAATGATGCCTAAAATACAAATTTTTAATCTTTAACCAATAAATCATAAACCTATGAAACCATCATGATTTTTCAGATCACCTAACGAAATGGAAATAAAATCATGATAGCTTCATAACCATTAAAAACAAATATAAACCTATGAAAACTAAATCAATGATCTTTAGCCTGCTCGTTTTGAGCACCGCGATCGCCTGTACTAAACAAGACCCGGCCAGCAAAGACGGGCTTTCTTCTGACAAAACGCTGACTCAGCCTAATGCAGCCCTTGTTGATCCTCCAACTACCTGGAAAGAACATTGGTTTGAGCATAATCAATTGCTTAACCGTGTTTTCAAAGATTCAAATGTAGCTGTGTATTATGATGATGCAGTAGACAGGAGCATCACGTGGCCTTATACCTTTTTGGCTCAAGTGTGGAGTTATACCAAAAAAACGTATGGTGCTTTCGGAAATGAATCTCCGCTTTATGTGATTTTGCATACCGGGAAATACAGTGGCGGCCATCCAAGCACTTATATGGATGCCAGTCATGATTACAGAAATGTGATTGATTGCGGTTCTGGAAGTACACAAGCCTGGTTATCAGGAACAGGCAATGACCTGGATCTGACTACGCATGAAGTTGGTCATATCGTAGAAGGCGCTTCAAAAGGCGTACATGGTTCACCAGCATTTGATATCTGGCATGATAGCAAGTGGATGGAGATCTATATCTATGATGTATACCTTGGATTGGGCAGAACGGCTGATGCACAACGCTGGTATAACCTGGTTTCAGCAGGTTCGGATAATTATCCACGTGCGCAGTCTCATTGGTTTAAAGACTGGTGGTACCCACTTTACACGCAATATGGAAAAACAGCTGTTTTGAATAAGTATTTTACTTTATTAGCTGCAAATTTCCCGAAACATGTAGTTTCAAATGGTGTGACCAATATCAATGAATACAGCAGGAAATTGAATTTTGGAGAATTTGTTCATTTCTGGAGCGGGGCTGCGGGTGCTGATTTAAAGCCGCTGGCGCTTACTGCTTTTGGAAACAAAGATGAGCAAGGCAATGACTGGACAGTGCAGTTACAACAAGCGAAACTGACCTTCCCTGGAGTAACTTATCCAGGAAGTACTAATTAATATCAATTAATAATGTAGCGTAAGTATAACTTACGCTACATTTATGGTTTTGGACGGTGTGTTTTCATCCAGTTGTCTACCGAATATGGCCCTGAACCTACTACCCAGAACAGAACCAGCAGCAGCAATACAATAATTGACAGCGATAATTCTGAATTGAGGAAAGAGAACCCTTTAGAAATATTTACAAAGAAAATAGCGCCCAGCAGAATTGGGATCTGTATTACAGCAGCAAAGCGTGTAACCAGTCCGATCAGGATCAGTAAACCACCAACCAGGTGTGCAAAAGCGACAGTATGTAATACTGCAACGGCCATTAACCCTGAAAACCCCAAAGTGTTGTGCTGTATAATCCATTCCTGCTGCACTCCGGTGTCACTGACAAATGCAATACCTTTGCTGATAATCAGTAAGCCGAGTCCGATACGGACTATATCGAGCGATTTGGTGTGATGGATATCACCCCAATGCTCTATTTTTTGAACCATATTCATAAAACCTCCTTTTTAAGATAAACTCATTTGGTTATATTAAGTTAAGGATAAAATATATTTAAAACACAAATATTTGGTGGTTAAATGTTTACGGCCTAAAACTTAGGCCATAATCAGTTCGTGGTTAAGCATAGCGCCTGCAATACTGCCTGCTGCTACGGCATTTGCAATAGATCTCATCGGACTTATATTGTCACCTGCTGCATACACACCCGGAATAGTTGTTTTCTTAAAATCATCAGTCACGATATACCCTCTTTTATCCAGTTCACAGCCAATTTCCTGGGGAACAGTACAATGTTGAACAAATGGTGGTCTGGTATAAAGTGCCTCAATTTTTTCTATCGTTCCGTCTAAAAACCGGATACCTGTCAACTGGCCAGTTGCATGTTCGATATTTGCGATTGGCTTTTCGATAATGGTTACCTTTAAATTTTTGATTTCCTGCTGTTGAACTGTACTGAATTTTGGTTCTCCATTAGTGAAAACCCGAAGATCTTTGTTCCAGTTTGAAACTAATTTACTGAAATCCAATGTGTTTTCATCATTTGATAAAATTCCCAGTGGTTGATCTTTATACTCGTAGCCGTGGCAATAAGGGCAGTGAATGACAGAAATTCCCCAGCAAGATGAAAGTCCGGGAATCTCCGGAAGCTGATCTGCTACTCCGGTTGCAAACAATAATTTTTTTGCGCTGATCTGTATTCCCTTAGCAGTAGTCACTGTGAAATTAAAGTCTTCGCCAATGGCGCTGACTACCGTATCATCCATAAACTGAATTGTTGGATAAACAGCTACCTGATCTTTAGCCGCTTTTGCAATTTGCGCCGGACTAAAGCCATCCTGAGTAATAAAGTTATGCGCATGTGGTGTTTGACTGTTACAAGGCTGGCCGCTATCAATGATCAATGTTTTTCTGATGGCCCTGCCTAAAGACATGGCCGCCGATAATCCGCTATAGCTACCACCAATAATGATAACTTCAAATTCATGTTTTTCCATTTTTTATAATTTATTAATTCCAATTCCATTACTGAATGAAAACCAGGCGAAATCTTTAATGTCATTTTTTGCTACAGATCCGCTGGTTGAAGATTGAATAGTCGCTGTGATAATTCCGCTCATAAACAAATTAATCCAGGCGATTGTCAGGTTAGGACTGATTATCCCCCGTTTTTGTAATTCCCTGATCACAGCTGTTGTAGGGGAAAAAGTCTGATCATAGGTTGCACAATCTTCATCCTCTTTCTGGTGCTGATGCCCTTGATATTGATGTAATTTCTGAAAGAAAGCATATTTAGAACCACATTCAATACTTGCATATAAAACCCGTTCTAACTGGATGAGCGGATCTTCTGAGCTATTGATTGCATTGGTAATATTGACTTTGCATTTATGCTGCATTTCTAAATGGCAAGCCTTTAGCAAATCATTTCTATCTGTAAAATACCGGTGAAGTGTTCTTCTGGTCACTTCTGCCCGTTCCGCTACTTTTTCCAGCGCACTAGAATAGTCATCATTAAAGATTTCAATAGCAGTATCAATAATTTTTTGTTTGGTGTCTTTCATTAATGTTGTTTTTGCAATCAAGTTGCGAAGATACAATTGTAGGAATAATTTCTCAAATGTGAGACATTTAAGTAAAGTTGTTTTAGAAAATGACGTTTTTATGGGAATAGAGTTACTAGCCACAAACGCTGCCAGATATTAAAGAATACCTAAGTTGAATAGAACCGAAACCTTATTTAAACAGGGTAGAAGACTATCTGGAATATGGAGTGGCTTAAGCTGGAAATTATAAACACAGTTCCGCTCATCAACTGATTTTTAATCAATTGATTAAGCAGTAATAGTTTAATTAATCAATGAAATTAAGGAAGGTAATCCAGTATTTTTTCCAGTAACTCACTCTCTTTGTATGGTTTAACTATATAATCATTCAGGCCTGAGGAAATATAGTTCTGATGAGATTCAGGAGAAATCTGGCCGGTTATCGCTATAATTGGTGTTCCACATTTTTTAATATCATGATGAGCCCTGATTTTCTTGGTCAGTTCAACGCCGTCCATGCCAGGCATTTCAATGTCTGTTAACACCATATCATAGTGATTTGAATCAAAAGCTTTTAAAGCATCTTCACCATTTGTAGCCGTATCAAAGCTGATTTT
It encodes:
- a CDS encoding NAD(P)/FAD-dependent oxidoreductase, with the protein product MEKHEFEVIIIGGSYSGLSAAMSLGRAIRKTLIIDSGQPCNSQTPHAHNFITQDGFSPAQIAKAAKDQVAVYPTIQFMDDTVVSAIGEDFNFTVTTAKGIQISAKKLLFATGVADQLPEIPGLSSCWGISVIHCPYCHGYEYKDQPLGILSNDENTLDFSKLVSNWNKDLRVFTNGEPKFSTVQQQEIKNLKVTIIEKPIANIEHATGQLTGIRFLDGTIEKIEALYTRPPFVQHCTVPQEIGCELDKRGYIVTDDFKKTTIPGVYAAGDNISPMRSIANAVAAGSIAGAMLNHELIMA
- a CDS encoding FecR family protein, producing the protein MSYQEYTTADFVNDESFTNYVKATDQQATLFWEKWIHEHPLSLEKVNEAKEIIGLLSLGKDPLKEQFYESLKNRIDYTISAQNTDYQPVVKNIFPFFKIAAILTGLVIGAGLLFYIGNKTENMALLTVVAPYGHTKTIMLPDSSTVILNANSSVKYPEKWDKTNRQIWLNGEAYFQIKHIEKKNQPAVAFTVHANLTEVSVLGTVFNVNTQADSTLVTLVSGKVGLKHKNQSLILAPGDYATCKKGEIALRRKTGDIEQFTSWVNGKYIFKNATVAEVCNKLSAYYGKKYLIKDQSIRTREFSGTLELKNEPVLIQTLAALLNTTVKENGKEVYIGS
- a CDS encoding RNA polymerase sigma factor encodes the protein MQANNRNSTMSLLDDAELVDQIKQHNKHAFDELYIRFAKTLTGYGLRLTDDIQIIEDSLHDVFVWIWTNRAKFDIRYSLKSYLIKSVRTTIIHKLKTQQKNVSTDFVDDDEEIHSDFSFYNTVESEFIAKESHQSTATKVLAMLETLSPKQKELIHLRYYQEMSFKEIAALLNISIKGCYKLMGRAIDGLRQKHLLILFLLWVHGVINP
- a CDS encoding TonB-dependent receptor plug domain-containing protein, whose amino-acid sequence is MAKKFISEVNLYVAGILLLALFTISGGRVFAQSPDQSLGNELDLLSAHYKVSFVYEAQLIAAVKLNHYKRLAQPDLDLILYHLLNPLNLAFKKISDSQYIIKAAVPAEKIIIKPIILSLDEVAILGSHAKMPRTKLQTALPVDVLNQRTLMQTGQTDLAQMLHYTSSSFNSSKYGINNVASYAEQSTLRGLGPDQLLVLINGKRRYNIAALNLNNTVGKGTAGTDLSAIPAAMIEKIEILRDGAAAQYGSDAIAGIINIVLKKETGGTFSTQVGQTSKGDGSYTQNNLSYGLPLASGKGFLNFTLNYQYQQSTNRARAYTGLVYTKISDTAKLSSINFPAPADKLAENKRRDDLLVKEKGFQRNQGQYGDAEIKNIALWFNMETPVAQDWKFYSFGGFSQKRAITFGFYRFPNFYPASTPLFPDGYLPEFPAVLSNGSVAAGLKKVSSAGWNMDFSAVYGYNKLNSEAVNTVNASMGKNSPLTFNAGGTILQQGILNLDFSRTLTPGITFAAGAESRLENYQIITGDEASYLDANLPGTPSALLKLLGTNGRPGFKPDEQLNKYRANVGIYAEVNMELSKKTLIAATARYERYSDFGGNLSGKLAIRHRITDAFVFRTSLSRNFRAPSLQQVYYDQLQFQFFQKNGQSDVYLVQHFRNDSPVLQQLGIPKLRPETSINLSAGLTGTVNSSLSLSADFYYIPIRNRIVVSGRLDSSVVALRPVLASAGVTDLQFFINALNTYTRGVELTANYTAVFAQQQSLTINGTASFNRTKVKLKVASLPLAGGGNIPASELLPRIDIGIIEHAQPNSKMILSCAYQMNAFNFLLRNTYFGQVAAWENDPVFDQTFSGKVITDVQFSWRLNKRFSVSTGCNNLFNVYPDEIKEINELNTNLSFGGQIPYSRTANQFGFNGMNYYASLQVKF
- a CDS encoding TetR/AcrR family transcriptional regulator — translated: MKDTKQKIIDTAIEIFNDDYSSALEKVAERAEVTRRTLHRYFTDRNDLLKACHLEMQHKCKVNITNAINSSEDPLIQLERVLYASIECGSKYAFFQKLHQYQGHQHQKEDEDCATYDQTFSPTTAVIRELQKRGIISPNLTIAWINLFMSGIITATIQSSTSGSVAKNDIKDFAWFSFSNGIGINKL
- a CDS encoding DoxX family protein, which codes for MNMVQKIEHWGDIHHTKSLDIVRIGLGLLIISKGIAFVSDTGVQQEWIIQHNTLGFSGLMAVAVLHTVAFAHLVGGLLILIGLVTRFAAVIQIPILLGAIFFVNISKGFSFLNSELSLSIIVLLLLVLFWVVGSGPYSVDNWMKTHRPKP